A single Anopheles arabiensis isolate DONGOLA chromosome X, AaraD3, whole genome shotgun sequence DNA region contains:
- the LOC120906194 gene encoding mucin-19-like, which yields MEQIVTTSVCFLMILAIVRVGSVPAPSDIISGREFLSILMKPTAETSPSSGAANGGGAAAPARNFRGLRKFRHFYLDQSGTNDDTILPIEALFTSQEDLDRSSTRFYGYRRGGQRASSNGGSTTTTTSTSTTPSTTTVEEEALVNGVDPGITTTASPPPPSWHVDGEPTTPPMEANGGTAGESAELTTLDDASTTTVPPLEEEEEKDQTTAALPPVVVARSPGGARYAKRAKAIQQPVESAAHHSHAHRTELSVEELSPTISKEEEPAPLDDSAKGESSAVAKLIAPPAGSPQRYRTQRKQESAGGQPFQTVRYHDRKPTTGDVGTLAWRDNDGDQKAQLKPAMREKSSSSIGPAPMYSEPARFYSEPAQYYSEPAKVYSEPARIYGEPEKVYSEPARVYSEPAKVYSEPARIYSEPAKVYSEPAKIYSQPSSYWQTVYSARPADPTTTAAAPTTTTMPTTTTTTTTAEPVVSTEPSTAPVRLVFNELDKIPYDQLNAPTVDGEDAGSSIHSAIGKFVPKQSHGQGAGEEDPRQTLGVQQQQQQQQPAVVVQTLAPGVLGPGDDSKVGYVVEGRNYRKYRVEEKTPDGFIVGEYGVLSHNDGNLRGVRYTADSDINPRLIYDALLKFLSL from the coding sequence ATTTTGGCCATCGTTCGCGTAGGCAGCGTTCCTGCACCGAGTGACATCATATCAGGGCGAGAGTTCCTATCGATACTCATGAAACCGACCGCCgaaacatcaccatcatcgggTGCTGCGAATGGTGGCGGAGCTGCTGCACCAGCGCGCAACTTCCGGGGGCTGCGCAAGTTTCGGCACTTTTACCTCGATCAGTCCGGCACGAACGATGACACGATACTGCCGATCGAGGCACTGTTCACGTCGCAGGAGGATCTGGACCGGAGCAGCACCCGGTTCTACGGCTACCGGAGGGGCGGCCAACGGGCCAGTAGTAATGGTGGCtctaccactaccaccaccagtaCCAGTACGACACCTTCCACAACGACGGTAGAGGAAGAAGCGTTGGTGAACGGTGTCGATCCGGGCATCACCACTACCGCATCACCGCCGCCACCCTCGTGGCACGTTGACGGCGAGCCAACGACGCCGCCGATGGAGGCGAACGGTGGTACCGCGGGCGAGAGTGCCGAGCTGACGACCCTGGATGACgctagcaccaccaccgtgccgccgctggaggaggaggaggagaaggatcaAACGACGGCAGCGCTaccaccggtggtggtggcccgATCGCCCGGTGGTGCGCGGTACGCCAAGCGGGCCAAAGCGATCCAGCAGCCGGTCGAGTCGGCGGCGCACCATTCGCACGCCCACCGGACCGAGCTGTCCGTCGAGGAGCTCAGCCCAACGATCAGCAAGGAGGAGGAGCCGGCGCCGCTCGACGACTCGGCCAAGGGGGAATCGTCGGCGGTGGCGAAGCTGATCGCACCGCCAGCCGGCTCCCCGCAGCGGTACCGCACGCAGCGCAAGCAAGAGTCCGCCGGTGGTCAACCCTTCCAAACGGTGCGCTACCACGACCGCAAGCCAACTACGGGCGACGTCGGCACGCTAGCCTGGCGCGATAATGACGGCGACCAGAAGGCGCAGCTGAAGCCGGCAATGAGGgagaagagcagcagcagcatcggcccGGCGCCGATGTACTCCGAGCCGGCCCGGTTCTACTCCGAGCCGGCCCAGTACTACTCCGAGCCGGCGAAGGTGTACTCGGAACCGGCCAGGATCTACGGCGAGCCGGAAAAGGTGTACTCGGAGCCGGCGCGCGTCTACTCCGAACCGGCGAAGGTGTACTCCGAGCCGGCGCGCATCTACTCCGAGCCGGCGAAGGTGTACTCGGAGCCGGCCAAGATCTACTCGCAGCCGTCCAGCTACTGGCAGACGGTCTACTCGGCGCGCCCGGCAGATCCAACGACGACCGCAGCCGCCCCAACGACGACCACGATgccgacaacgacgacgacgacgacgacggcggaaCCGGTCGTCAGCACGGAACCGTCCACCGCACCGGTGCGGCTGGTGTTTAACGAGCTGGACAAGATCCCGTACGACCAGCTGAACGCACCGACGGTCGACGGTGAGGATGCCGGCAGCTCGATTCACAGCGCGATCGGGAAGTTTGTGCCGAAGCAGAGCCACGGCCAAGGCGCCGGCGAGGAGGACCCACGGCAGACGTTgggcgtgcagcagcagcagcagcagcagcagccggcggtggtggtccaGACACTTGCGCCCGGAGTGCTCGGCCCGGGCGACGACTCGAAGGTGGGGTACGTGGTCGAGGGCCGCAACTACCGCAAGTACCGGGTGGAGGAGAAAACACCGGACGGGTTCATCGTGGGCGAGTACGGCGTGCTGTCGCACAACGATGGCAATCTGCGCGGCGTCCGGTATACGGCCGATTCCGACATCAATCCACGCCTGATCTACGACGCACTGCTCAAGTTTCTCTCCCTGTGa